The following are encoded together in the Pelagicoccus enzymogenes genome:
- a CDS encoding helix-turn-helix domain-containing protein: protein MDNLNEAEPESPASSDDALTRMEGFRGQKLIRIPADLERSFAEGQMSRQLYLTDIGFYPPVDKHRVERESPLESHVLIYCVGGEGWCRLGNRRQSLKRHSFVVLPAGEAHAYGNRLGESWEIYWVHFKGEQSSLMAERLCDGRFGTGILLSPRRELLQLFQQTISDLEQEASREAYSFANARLWHLLGDMVYRRRFDLGGEGRAIDRSLEIMKARVEESISLADLSREVGLSSTYFCRLFKKRMDQAPIDYFIRLKIQRACQYLDFSDMAVQEVAMALGYEDPYYFSRVFKRIMGVSPLQYRKGNQH from the coding sequence ATGGATAACTTAAACGAAGCGGAACCAGAGAGCCCTGCTTCCTCCGATGACGCGCTCACGCGCATGGAGGGGTTTCGCGGACAAAAGCTGATCCGTATTCCGGCGGATCTGGAGCGCAGTTTCGCTGAGGGGCAGATGTCGAGGCAGCTCTACTTGACGGACATCGGATTTTACCCGCCGGTGGACAAGCATCGCGTCGAGCGGGAGTCGCCGCTGGAGAGCCACGTGCTGATTTATTGCGTGGGAGGAGAGGGATGGTGTCGCTTGGGGAATCGGCGTCAGAGCTTGAAGCGTCACAGCTTCGTGGTCTTGCCCGCCGGCGAAGCCCATGCTTACGGAAATCGATTGGGCGAATCCTGGGAGATATACTGGGTGCATTTCAAGGGCGAGCAATCGAGTCTGATGGCGGAGCGCTTGTGCGATGGCCGTTTCGGAACGGGGATATTGCTCTCTCCCCGCCGGGAGTTGCTGCAACTGTTCCAGCAGACGATTTCCGACTTGGAGCAGGAGGCTTCGAGAGAGGCCTATTCTTTTGCCAATGCCCGGCTGTGGCACCTTCTTGGCGACATGGTTTATCGCCGCCGCTTTGACTTGGGAGGAGAGGGTCGAGCGATCGATCGTTCCTTGGAAATAATGAAAGCGCGAGTCGAAGAGTCGATTTCTCTAGCGGACCTGAGCAGAGAGGTTGGGCTTTCGAGCACCTACTTCTGCCGCTTGTTCAAAAAGCGCATGGACCAGGCGCCGATCGACTACTTCATTCGGCTGAAGATCCAACGTGCGTGCCAGTATTTGGATTTTAGTGACATGGCGGTACAAGAGGTGGCGATGGCTCTTGGTTACGAGGATCCGTATTACTTTTCGCGCGTGTTTAAGCGGATCATGGGAGTGTCACCCTTGCAGTACCGGAAGGGGAACCAGCACTAG